One Caulobacter segnis genomic window carries:
- a CDS encoding Lrp/AsnC ligand binding domain-containing protein, with product MSLQRIDTGPGFLGVAADAGHHDTLLRAHVMLRLARCDMAEAERALAEIAGLTALHQISGDYDLVAVVEAPHAEALDALVARIARQRGVSAAMTSRLRALVSPSRARSFASATPATR from the coding sequence TTGAGCCTCCAGCGGATCGACACCGGACCCGGATTTCTGGGCGTGGCGGCCGACGCCGGTCATCACGATACCTTGCTGCGCGCCCACGTGATGTTGCGGCTGGCGCGGTGCGACATGGCCGAGGCCGAGCGCGCCCTGGCCGAGATCGCCGGCCTGACCGCCCTGCACCAGATTTCGGGCGACTATGACCTCGTCGCGGTGGTCGAGGCTCCCCACGCCGAGGCGCTCGACGCGCTCGTCGCCAGGATCGCGCGCCAGCGCGGCGTCAGCGCGGCCATGACCTCGCGCCTGCGCGCGTTGGTCAGTCCTTCTCGCGCCCGATCCTTCGCCTCGGCGACGCCCGCGACACGCTAA
- a CDS encoding isoaspartyl peptidase/L-asparaginase family protein: protein MFQTLRRFTVLALFGVTLSTPALADQAPKWSLAVHGGAGVLERGELTPEKDKAFRAGLDAALEAGAKVLKAGGSSLDAVEAAVRVLEDNPLFNAGKGAVFTAEGRNELDAAIMDGATLKAGAVAGVTRTRNPISLARAVMEKSPHVLLAREGADQFSKEQGLEQAPPEYFYTEERWKQLLAWRKDHQAMLDPTHLFGTVGAVALDQAGHVAAATSTGGMTGKRWGRIGDSPIIGAGTYARDGACAVSATGSGEYFIRETAARQVCDRVTWKGETIQQAADGTMASITKIGGDGGLIAIDGQGRAAFGMNDLGMYRGAISSAAPTPRTAIYADEPSPR from the coding sequence ATGTTTCAGACGCTTCGCCGCTTTACCGTTCTCGCCCTTTTCGGCGTAACCCTTTCCACGCCGGCGTTGGCCGACCAGGCGCCCAAATGGTCTCTGGCCGTGCATGGCGGCGCCGGCGTGCTCGAGCGCGGTGAACTGACGCCCGAGAAGGACAAGGCCTTCCGCGCCGGCCTGGACGCGGCGCTCGAGGCGGGCGCCAAGGTTCTCAAAGCGGGCGGCTCCAGCCTCGACGCCGTCGAGGCGGCCGTGCGGGTGCTGGAAGACAACCCCCTGTTCAACGCGGGTAAGGGCGCGGTCTTCACCGCCGAGGGGCGCAACGAACTGGACGCGGCGATCATGGACGGCGCCACCTTGAAGGCCGGGGCGGTCGCGGGCGTGACGCGCACGCGCAACCCCATCAGCCTGGCTCGCGCGGTCATGGAGAAGTCGCCCCATGTCCTGCTGGCGCGCGAGGGCGCGGACCAGTTCTCCAAGGAGCAGGGCCTGGAACAGGCGCCGCCGGAGTACTTCTATACCGAGGAGCGCTGGAAGCAGTTGCTGGCCTGGCGCAAGGATCACCAGGCCATGTTGGATCCCACGCACCTGTTCGGCACGGTCGGCGCGGTCGCCCTGGATCAGGCCGGACACGTGGCCGCGGCCACCTCGACCGGCGGCATGACCGGTAAACGCTGGGGCCGGATCGGCGATAGCCCGATCATCGGCGCGGGGACCTATGCGCGTGACGGGGCCTGCGCGGTGTCGGCTACGGGCTCTGGCGAGTATTTCATTCGAGAGACCGCCGCGCGCCAGGTCTGCGACCGGGTGACCTGGAAGGGAGAGACCATCCAGCAGGCCGCGGACGGAACCATGGCTTCGATCACCAAGATCGGGGGCGACGGCGGGCTGATCGCCATCGACGGCCAGGGGCGGGCGGCGTTCGGCATGAACGACCTGGGCATGTATCGTGGCGCGATTTCCTCGGCGGCGCCCACGCCGCGGACGGCGATCTATGCCGACGAGCCGTCACCGCGTTGA
- a CDS encoding Lrp/AsnC family transcriptional regulator, with amino-acid sequence MTKSDDRGLSDLDRRLLAMLREDSRQPVTKLATDLGLSRANVYARLSRLEEEGVIGGYTVRLGDPYDRRLIRAQVMIKALLKHGKTIEEALAAIPELSALHAISGEYDLIAVVEAETVGELNALIDRIGEIEGIERTTSSILLATKVLR; translated from the coding sequence TTGACGAAATCGGATGACCGGGGACTGAGCGATCTGGACCGGCGTCTGCTGGCCATGCTGCGGGAGGACTCCCGTCAGCCGGTGACCAAGCTGGCCACCGACCTGGGCCTTTCCCGCGCCAATGTCTATGCGCGCCTCAGCCGGCTGGAGGAGGAGGGGGTCATCGGCGGCTACACGGTGCGTCTTGGCGACCCCTACGACCGGCGGCTTATCCGCGCCCAGGTGATGATCAAGGCTTTGCTGAAGCACGGCAAGACCATCGAGGAGGCCCTTGCCGCCATCCCCGAGCTTTCGGCCTTGCATGCGATCAGCGGCGAGTACGACCTGATCGCGGTGGTCGAGGCCGAAACCGTCGGCGAGCTCAACGCGCTGATCGACCGGATCGGCGAGATCGAGGGCATCGAGCGGACGACCTCGTCGATCCTGCTGGCGACGAAAGTCCTGCGTTAG
- a CDS encoding cyanophycinase, with the protein MVRLASAMATVALLMGVTAARAATPAGPDAVGPGYEYYMIGDVNAPTPGKTGPLLGLFGGGDWPIEAFRTFVKQSGGGHIVVLRARGGRELQDEIYNDVGGVASVETLVIHDEDAGEDPKLLAIIARADGIFFGGGDQSNYVRAWKGTALNKALDAHIKAGKPIGGTSAGLAVLGGYVYGCLDSISLTSPDALKNPTGPSVTLVRDFLHLPYLSKVITDTHFDKRDRQGRLVTFVGRLIQEENDTAITGLGVDEAGAMLVDGQGIGRYYGPGHAWLVRPLKKPATIIAGQPLTYTSFPIIGLGPDSTLDFKTFAVTKPDFTITARVDKGAFVRSDR; encoded by the coding sequence ATGGTTCGATTGGCATCGGCGATGGCCACGGTCGCGCTGCTGATGGGCGTGACCGCCGCGCGGGCGGCGACGCCCGCTGGACCCGACGCTGTCGGGCCGGGCTACGAGTACTACATGATCGGCGACGTGAACGCGCCGACGCCGGGCAAGACCGGGCCGTTGCTGGGTTTGTTCGGCGGCGGCGACTGGCCGATCGAAGCTTTCCGGACCTTCGTCAAGCAGTCGGGCGGCGGCCACATAGTCGTGCTGCGCGCCCGCGGCGGCCGCGAATTGCAGGACGAGATCTATAACGATGTCGGCGGCGTGGCCTCGGTCGAGACCCTGGTGATCCATGACGAGGACGCCGGCGAGGACCCCAAGCTCCTGGCGATCATCGCGCGCGCCGACGGCATCTTCTTCGGCGGCGGCGACCAGAGCAATTACGTGCGCGCCTGGAAGGGCACGGCGCTGAACAAGGCGCTGGACGCTCACATCAAGGCGGGCAAGCCGATCGGCGGCACCAGCGCGGGGCTGGCGGTGTTGGGCGGCTATGTCTACGGCTGCCTGGATTCGATCAGCCTGACCTCGCCAGACGCGCTGAAGAACCCCACCGGGCCCAGCGTCACGCTGGTGCGCGACTTCCTGCACCTGCCGTATCTCTCCAAGGTGATCACCGACACCCACTTCGACAAGCGCGATCGCCAGGGGCGGCTGGTGACCTTCGTCGGGCGGCTGATCCAAGAGGAGAACGACACGGCGATCACTGGCCTGGGCGTGGACGAGGCTGGCGCCATGCTGGTCGACGGGCAGGGTATTGGCCGCTACTACGGCCCTGGCCATGCTTGGCTTGTGCGTCCGCTGAAGAAGCCGGCCACCATCATCGCCGGACAGCCGCTGACCTATACGTCGTTCCCGATCATCGGGCTGGGTCCCGACAGCACGCTCGATTTCAAGACGTTTGCAGTCACCAAGCCCGACTTCACCATCACCGCGCGTGTCGACAAGGGCGCGTTCGTCCGCAGCGACCGATAG
- a CDS encoding TonB-dependent receptor plug domain-containing protein: MKTHLLRASALAGAAGLLIVGQAAAQTTSTTSDDTVEALVITGSRIPRIATEGPAPVTVITSDSIKAAGFNSVPDVMRSLTQNGGETQTQQSSSGMDWTPGAQQVDLRGLGPNHTLVLVNGRRIADFPLPYNGKSAFTDTSSIPLGMIDRIEVLSGSASAVYGSDAISGVVNFNLKKKVDGTTVDVTFGGYEHGGGASQRVNISSGYSKNDFDLVIGGEFVNQRPMWAYDRDIQDSTKDSPSSRTAIARRDFLRMDPSEDVYVDPGASTCKALSKLNGGSIEYVSRPGWGAYDADLDDYGPGYYCGSYSSIGYGTIVSERKSANVVASLNYAPRDTLSFFADISAGYSRTRQFQDVLNWEYQDANGSEDGIFYNQFTGALDLWHRNFTPEEMGGLNKGFIKNVSKTFSITPGVKGSLGGGWDYEAFYNFSQYRSSISWPKVVTSKATALFLGSQLGVDADSGYPIFNADPARLYKPLTTAEFDSITARTTYKPVARQQGVSFQINQAELFHLPAGPVGFAAVAEYGRQSYKLGLDPLATVNYYYGLRDADGSGSRDHWGAGYEFRAPLLRSLELSTAGRYDSYKYGGNTIDKFTYNGGVEWRPMKTLLLRAAYGTGFRAPDLHYVFAKEGISHPSGTDYYRCRTEEPDEDVGDCSYADEGLVKVRLGNAKLKPETSKSFNYGAVWSPVRNFDISVDYFRVQLDNAVLDMSLDSVLRQEADCRIGKTSAGTAVSITSPTCVDALARVKRNPLSAAINPGQISSVTINPINVATERTTGVDVAAHYRLPTSSLGTFSFSLAHTWVHNHTSRQYPGDPIENQLAFDSGYDIPRTKSSAAINWTLDGLSVGLHGQRLDRIPNYNEDGWTKATYMVNATVQYEINDRTRVSLAIDNLLDKDPPRDPTYSGYPYYDTSWFSSTGRSYFLQLTHKFGGASGL, encoded by the coding sequence ATGAAGACGCATCTTCTTCGCGCCAGCGCGCTGGCCGGCGCCGCGGGCCTTCTGATCGTCGGCCAGGCCGCCGCGCAGACGACGTCGACCACCAGCGACGACACCGTCGAAGCGCTGGTGATCACCGGCTCGCGCATCCCTCGCATCGCAACCGAAGGCCCCGCCCCGGTCACGGTCATCACCAGCGACAGCATCAAGGCCGCCGGCTTCAACAGCGTCCCCGACGTCATGCGCTCGCTGACCCAGAATGGCGGCGAGACCCAGACCCAGCAGTCGTCCAGCGGCATGGACTGGACCCCGGGGGCCCAACAGGTTGACCTGCGCGGCCTTGGCCCCAACCACACGCTGGTGCTGGTCAACGGTCGTCGGATCGCTGACTTCCCTCTACCCTATAACGGCAAGAGCGCCTTCACCGACACCTCGTCGATCCCGCTGGGCATGATCGATCGCATTGAGGTGCTGAGCGGCAGCGCCTCGGCGGTCTATGGCTCCGACGCCATCTCGGGCGTCGTGAACTTCAATCTGAAGAAGAAGGTCGACGGCACGACCGTCGACGTGACCTTCGGCGGCTATGAGCATGGCGGCGGCGCCAGCCAGCGCGTCAACATCTCGAGCGGCTATTCGAAGAACGATTTCGACCTGGTGATCGGCGGCGAGTTCGTCAACCAGCGCCCGATGTGGGCCTATGACCGGGATATCCAGGACAGCACCAAGGACAGCCCCAGCAGCCGCACCGCCATCGCGCGGCGGGACTTCCTGCGCATGGATCCGTCCGAAGACGTTTATGTCGACCCCGGCGCAAGCACCTGCAAGGCTCTGTCGAAACTGAACGGCGGGTCGATCGAATATGTCAGCCGCCCCGGTTGGGGCGCCTACGACGCCGATCTCGACGACTACGGCCCCGGCTACTACTGCGGCAGCTACAGCTCGATCGGCTACGGCACGATCGTGAGCGAGCGCAAGAGCGCCAATGTCGTAGCCTCGCTGAACTACGCGCCGCGCGACACGCTCTCGTTCTTCGCCGACATCTCGGCGGGCTACAGCCGCACCCGGCAGTTCCAGGACGTCCTGAACTGGGAGTACCAGGACGCCAACGGCAGCGAGGACGGGATCTTCTACAACCAGTTCACCGGCGCGCTGGATCTTTGGCACCGCAACTTCACGCCCGAGGAGATGGGCGGGCTGAACAAGGGCTTCATCAAGAACGTCTCTAAGACCTTCAGCATCACGCCGGGCGTGAAGGGCTCGCTGGGCGGCGGCTGGGACTACGAGGCCTTCTACAATTTCAGCCAATACCGCTCGTCGATCAGCTGGCCCAAGGTGGTGACCTCGAAGGCGACCGCCCTGTTCCTGGGCTCGCAGCTGGGCGTCGACGCCGACAGCGGCTATCCGATCTTCAACGCCGACCCGGCGCGTCTCTACAAGCCCCTGACCACGGCCGAGTTCGACTCGATCACCGCGCGCACGACTTACAAGCCCGTCGCCCGCCAGCAGGGCGTGTCGTTCCAGATCAACCAGGCGGAACTGTTCCATCTGCCCGCCGGTCCGGTGGGCTTCGCCGCGGTCGCCGAGTACGGCCGCCAGTCTTACAAGCTGGGCCTCGATCCGCTGGCCACGGTGAACTACTATTACGGCCTGCGCGATGCGGACGGCTCGGGTTCCCGCGACCACTGGGGCGCCGGCTACGAGTTCCGCGCGCCTCTGCTGCGCAGCCTCGAGCTGTCCACCGCCGGCCGCTACGACAGCTACAAGTACGGCGGCAACACGATCGACAAGTTCACCTACAACGGCGGCGTCGAGTGGCGTCCGATGAAGACGCTGCTGCTGCGCGCCGCCTACGGCACCGGCTTCCGCGCGCCGGACCTGCATTACGTGTTCGCCAAGGAGGGCATCAGCCACCCCTCGGGCACCGACTACTACCGCTGCCGCACCGAGGAGCCGGACGAGGACGTGGGCGACTGCAGCTACGCCGACGAAGGGCTGGTCAAGGTGCGTCTGGGCAACGCCAAGCTGAAGCCCGAGACCTCGAAGTCGTTCAACTATGGCGCGGTCTGGTCGCCTGTCCGCAACTTCGACATCTCGGTGGACTACTTCCGCGTCCAGCTGGACAACGCCGTGCTCGACATGAGCCTGGACAGCGTCCTGCGCCAGGAAGCCGACTGCCGGATCGGAAAGACGTCGGCGGGCACCGCCGTCAGCATCACCTCGCCGACCTGTGTCGACGCCCTGGCGCGCGTGAAGCGCAATCCGCTGAGCGCGGCCATCAATCCGGGCCAGATCAGCAGCGTGACGATCAACCCGATCAATGTCGCCACCGAGCGGACGACCGGCGTCGACGTCGCGGCCCACTATCGTTTGCCGACCAGCAGCCTGGGGACGTTCAGCTTCAGCCTCGCCCACACCTGGGTGCACAACCACACCAGCCGCCAGTATCCGGGCGACCCGATCGAGAACCAGTTGGCCTTCGACAGCGGCTACGACATCCCGCGCACCAAGAGCAGCGCGGCGATCAATTGGACGCTAGACGGCCTCAGCGTCGGCCTGCACGGCCAACGCCTGGATCGTATCCCGAACTACAACGAGGACGGCTGGACCAAGGCCACCTACATGGTCAACGCCACGGTCCAGTACGAGATCAACGACCGCACGCGCGTGAGCCTGGCCATCGACAATCTGCTGGATAAGGACCCGCCGCGCGACCCGACCTATTCGGGCTATCCGTACTATGACACCTCGTGGTTCTCCTCGACGGGCCGCAGCTACTTCCTGCAGCTGACCCACAAGTTCGGCGGCGCCAGCGGCCTGTGA